The region GCCGACCAGGATTTGAACCTGAGTTACTACCGTGTGAGGGTAGTGTCCTGACCAGGTTTTCCGCATATGGTTGGCGAATAAGGCGAAGCCAGCTCTATGCTCTAGACCATCGGCCCACAGGGCAGCTGGTGCTGGTGGGGATTAAAAATAGTTTGATAGTGCTGCGGTGTTATGGTTGTTTTTTGATTGCGTGTGAGTTGTGGCATGTGTAGCAGTTTCCGTTGTAGTGGGTTGTTGGGCCGTCGGCGAACATTGGGGCGTGACAGATGCCGCAGGTTTTGCTTGGGTCTGTTGAGAGGGTCATGGAATGCTCATAGTATGGTAGGTAGCCGTATGCGGCTCTTGTTTCATGTAGTTTTCCTTCTGATGTGAGGTTTATCATCCGCAGGGTTGAGTGGCATAATCCTTGCGTGGATGAGCAGCTGCTCTTTTCACCGGTTACACCAAGGTAATCTATCGGGACTCCTCTTGTTGGAAACGTGGCTGTAGCGATTGTTCTAATATTCTCCCAGACCGAACTCATCTTAGCGACATTTGTGTATGCGCCGGTGTGGAAGTTCCAGTCATCGGCATACCTGTCCCAAGTCCAAGCACCAGTAGTCTTGTTCTTCACCATCGGAGCCAATGTGACTGTCGAAATGTTGCTTAGACTCAGCTCCTTCTTGCCTGTTGCTGATACCTCGTAGATAGATCCGTCGCTGCTTACTGTCAGTGAACTGGCTGTGAGATTCTTGTCGGATCTCAATTGTATCCTGAAGTAGTCCGGGTAAATCCCGGCGATGCTCGCAGTGTAGTGTCCGCTTGAGCTTTCTGACAGAATCATCAAAAGATCTGTGTTGTCCGCTGCATAGTCGAAGAATGTCAAGTTAGCTTGGATAGAGGCACCAGCAGTAGCTGAATACATGTCGATAGATAACGTAGAGGAGGCTGTTGCAGTGGAGTTGCTCCAAGCGCCGCTGTAACCTTTCCCGTAAGGGAAGGGCACCTGCTTATAGCCTAAGGACACCCATCGGCTTTGGTTAACCGGAGCAGTCGAGTTTTTGAGCCAAACCACCCAGTCAGCCATCCCGAAGCTGCCCCAGCGATCTCTCTTTCCGTGGCAAACTAAGCAGGCGTTCGCATCAGGCCCATCATTCTTGATAGACATGAGCTCACGCACAATTGTTCGGCTGTGGTTGGTGCTAACCATCTCCTCGTATATCCCATAGTGGCATTTCAGGCATGACGACTCACCTTTAGCGACGATACTGTGCGGGGTAGTGGTAGCTATCTGACCTGCTGCACCAAAAGCACCGTACACACCTAAGCTAACCAGCATCACCGCTACAACGAGCAGTATGATTACTCGCCCTCTGCTTGAACCGAGCTGTTCAGGCATACGGTGCACTTTTATAGAATAATAGCCGCCCAAGTATATAACTAGTAGTGCAGTCTAAGCAGCAAAACAGCACATAGTCACCAGAATCTGCGTCTGAAGAAACGCGTACCCCACAAACCTTACTCCGCCATACCACTACCTGTTTTAGAAGCAAATAGAAGAGGAGGAGAAAGGAGCGTGCGTGTCAGAGTTTACTTCTTGACACCTAACGCCCTGTTCTTTAGGCGGAGATCTGGGCTTCTGCATTTTCTGCAGCGGGTGGCGCTGATCGGGTTCTTGCTTCCGCATCTTAGGCAGATCTTAAAGTAGAGTCGTCGCTTCTGCGCAATCTGTTTCTTCACGGCGTCGGTGATAGGCATAGCACATCCGTCCTCAAAGAGCCTCTTATTACTTTTCCTCTCAAACTCGTGAATGGGCCGCTTCGATCCCGTATCATGCGCAACATATTTAAGCGTCCTGACCTAATGATGAGGATACAACGTGATCAAAATGGATAACAACACCGTGTTAATCGGACAGAAACCTGTAATGAACTACGTTCTAGCGGGCCTAACCTTGGTGCAAAACGGCGCCGACGGAGTGGTTCTGAAGGCACGTGGAAGAGCAATCAGCAAAGCTGTTGATGTTGCTCAGATCATTACTAAGAGGTTCGCAACAGACATTACCATCAAGAGCATCGAAATTAACACCGAACAGGTAAAGAGCACAGAGACCGGCAACCTCAGCAACGTCAGCTCAATCGAAATCACTCTAACGAAGTAGCGACACAACGCTCCTTCTCCTACTTTTTTAATCATTACACTTTTTACGCAGTTCTGTTAGTTCTGGGTTATACCAGACGTTGTCTTCTACGGTTTGCTCTGAAGCTTAGCCGTGTATATGCTCTTGAGGAATGTACTGGTAAAGTTCATTCGCTACATCCGTGAGACCCAGTTCGTTTAGCTTCTCTTTGGTTGGTATCCCTGTCTTCTGATCCCAGCCGCGCATCTGGTAATATTCGTCCTTAGCTTTCTCCCAAGCGGGGCGGTCGATCGCGTTTCCTCGCCGGTCTTTGTGTGTGAAGTAGTATTCGTTGAAGGTGTCGTCTTCACGGCGGCGACCTCGCCTCACTTGATTGGCTCGTTCAAGGTTGAATACTCCCTCAGAAATCTTCAGCAGATCCTTCATCGTTGTGTCAATACCTGTAGCCTGCGAGTATAATTTGGCCTCTAACTCCAGTCGCTTCGGCCCACTTTCCATCTCAGGATCGTCGGGCTTCTTGTTTTCGGTGAAGAACGTGTCCAGCTTCATAAGCGCAGTTGGGAAGAACCAGTCGCACAAGCCCACTGAATCTATTAGCACAGCATGGTGCTGCGCCACCACAGCGGCTTGCGGCTTCCCCTCGTAAGTGAAGGGATTTGCTGCAGCAGCGGTGCCGTAGAACCATTTACACATCTCCTGGTCACCGTATGGAACTCTAGTCCAGCTGTGGTTTGAGTACGGATCACGTGTATCTGTAGCCCACAGAATCTGCCCCACCGGGTTCGGATACCCGGTGGGATCTCCAGGACCCTTAGCGGTGCCTATGTAGAACCAGTGCTGCCTTGAGCCGTGAGCTGTGTATCGCTCCTCATACAGCTCCCAGATGCGGTTTCCATACTTCTCCCTAAGCTTCTCAGCGGTTCGATGAACCCCGTCCGCTAACAGGTTACCGAACTCACCTTCACGCCTAGCTAACATTCCGAAGAGCTTGTCAGCAAACTCTATGCTACCCATATCCTGAATAGGTACGCCTGTGTTCTGCTCAGTCAGTATACCCTCTTTATACGCAGCCCACAGCCAAGAAAGTATTCCTGTAAGCTCATACGAGTTTATCCCCATCC is a window of Nitrososphaerota archaeon DNA encoding:
- a CDS encoding 50S ribosomal protein L40e translates to MPITDAVKKQIAQKRRLYFKICLRCGSKNPISATRCRKCRSPDLRLKNRALGVKK
- the albA gene encoding DNA-binding protein Alba gives rise to the protein MDNNTVLIGQKPVMNYVLAGLTLVQNGADGVVLKARGRAISKAVDVAQIITKRFATDITIKSIEINTEQVKSTETGNLSNVSSIEITLTK